Proteins co-encoded in one Pseudomonadota bacterium genomic window:
- a CDS encoding DUF945 family protein produces the protein MSKFLKIALALALIVFIVAPGVTGFLVESAIEKEESAYTQMIEQGPFKLADSSFERGWFSSDQTVELDLTDPAVAAGLHLIGGADHDGLPKLVIETKATHGVIPLASPAKGGLRPAIAQTESALSLKYGNGEMIELPVTVYSSLGAGQWARIVADPIDNFKLEDEATVSWDGADISATIGDKSTFSGSLGSVQLASAEGTMNTSEMTIEGTHDIRRFKLGEGETNIKLDNMRFSAAQAGSFELNDLAVKSSMAVDDGRAIAQSDFLIGDIQTSVMNIDGIDMSAIYNVNAAALEKFIELTQELQSSALADESELEDPAAMMAAMQDLLAEGVGFTLERFNVEMGGDTLKMDLDMQLPPGTTSLPAVMANGQASGNMVIPEGVVSAISELSPDVANGFMMASMMGFVEEKDGAFEARMSYKDGVLLLNDLPVPLPF, from the coding sequence ATGTCCAAGTTCCTGAAAATTGCCCTCGCCCTAGCGCTCATCGTGTTTATTGTCGCGCCCGGCGTCACCGGCTTCCTGGTCGAATCCGCCATCGAAAAAGAGGAAAGCGCCTACACCCAGATGATCGAGCAGGGTCCCTTTAAGCTTGCCGATTCGTCGTTTGAGCGCGGCTGGTTCAGCAGTGATCAAACGGTGGAACTTGACCTGACCGATCCGGCGGTCGCGGCCGGCCTACATCTGATTGGTGGTGCGGATCATGACGGGTTGCCAAAATTGGTCATCGAAACCAAAGCGACCCATGGCGTGATACCGCTGGCCAGTCCAGCCAAAGGCGGTTTGCGTCCTGCCATCGCGCAAACCGAAAGTGCGCTGTCGCTGAAATACGGCAACGGCGAGATGATCGAGCTACCCGTTACCGTGTACTCATCGCTTGGCGCTGGCCAATGGGCGCGCATCGTGGCCGACCCGATCGACAATTTCAAACTCGAAGACGAGGCAACCGTCAGCTGGGATGGTGCCGATATCTCCGCAACGATTGGAGACAAATCAACCTTCAGCGGTTCGCTCGGCAGCGTTCAGCTTGCGAGTGCAGAAGGCACCATGAATACCAGCGAGATGACTATTGAGGGCACGCATGACATCCGACGCTTCAAGCTCGGTGAGGGCGAAACCAACATTAAACTCGACAACATGCGTTTTTCAGCGGCTCAGGCCGGCTCATTCGAACTCAACGACCTGGCGGTAAAAAGCAGCATGGCGGTTGACGATGGACGCGCGATTGCCCAATCCGACTTTTTGATCGGCGACATTCAAACCTCCGTCATGAACATCGATGGAATCGACATGAGCGCGATCTACAATGTAAACGCCGCCGCCCTGGAAAAATTCATTGAGCTGACGCAAGAACTTCAATCCTCCGCGTTAGCGGATGAGTCGGAGCTTGAAGACCCCGCAGCCATGATGGCAGCGATGCAAGATCTGCTGGCCGAGGGTGTGGGCTTCACACTCGAGCGTTTCAATGTGGAAATGGGCGGCGATACACTCAAGATGGATCTCGACATGCAGCTACCGCCCGGCACTACCTCATTGCCGGCCGTGATGGCCAATGGCCAAGCCTCTGGCAACATGGTGATTCCGGAAGGAGTCGTCAGCGCGATCAGTGAGCTGTCGCCCGATGTGGCCAACGGCTTCATGATGGCTTCGATGATGGGTTTTGTCGAAGAAAAAGACGGCGCCTTTGAAGCGCGCATGAGTTACAAAGACGGCGTATTGTTACTCAACGATCTGCCGGTGCCGCTTCCCTTCTAA
- a CDS encoding cold-shock protein, whose amino-acid sequence MSDLITGTVKWFNDEKGFGFIEREGGKDVFVHFSAINGEGRRTLTEGQQVTMKVTQGQKGPQAEEVTPQ is encoded by the coding sequence ATGTCAGATCTAATTACGGGAACCGTTAAGTGGTTCAATGACGAGAAAGGTTTTGGTTTCATCGAGCGCGAAGGCGGCAAAGATGTCTTTGTCCACTTCAGCGCGATCAACGGCGAAGGTCGCCGCACGTTGACCGAAGGCCAACAAGTCACCATGAAGGTTACTCAGGGCCAAAAGGGCCCACAAGCCGAAGAGGTTACGCCTCAGTAA
- the mnmG gene encoding tRNA uridine-5-carboxymethylaminomethyl(34) synthesis enzyme MnmG: MSSTFDVIVVGGGHAGTEASLAAARSGARTLLLTQNIETLGMMSCNPAIGGIGKGHLTREIDALGGVMAKAADAAGIQFRVLNASKGPAVRATRAQADRALYRQYVRQALEQAPNLTLFQQNVEDLLLSQDRVTGVVTQMGLEFHAQAVVLTVGTFLGGKIHIGRNHYSGGRAGDAASIGLAERLRELPFCVERLKTGTPPRLDGRTIDFSRLTPQPGDDPRPVFSYTGSVDDHPRQVPCYLTKTNERTHDIIRAAIPDSPMYSGAIDGVGPRYCPSVEDKIVRFADRTSHQVFVEPEGLTVSEYYPNGISTSLPYAAQLEFVHSIAGFERAHITRPGYAIEYDFFDPRGLHHTLETRYIDSLYFAGQINGTTGYEEAAAQGLLAGVNAARRAAGTDAWYPRRDEAYLGVLVDDLVTQGTQEPYRMFTSRAEYRLLLREDNADLRLTPVGRELGLVDDERWARFNRKREAIEQETARLAGITVHPHHLSDEQQAAMGGMSREAKALEMLKRPDMTYATLTDIERVGAPVDDPQVAEQIEIQARYAGYIVRQQSEIARHRKNESLRIPAHVDYDTVNGLSNEVRQKLKEIQPATLGQAGRIAGMTPAALSLLLVHLKKSA, encoded by the coding sequence ATGAGCAGTACATTTGATGTCATTGTGGTCGGTGGTGGCCACGCCGGCACCGAGGCGAGTCTCGCCGCGGCGCGCTCGGGTGCGCGCACATTATTGCTCACACAAAACATCGAAACACTCGGCATGATGAGCTGCAATCCTGCGATTGGAGGGATTGGCAAAGGGCATCTAACGCGGGAAATCGATGCGCTCGGTGGCGTGATGGCCAAAGCGGCGGACGCCGCCGGGATTCAGTTTCGGGTGCTCAATGCGAGCAAAGGTCCTGCCGTGCGCGCGACCCGAGCACAGGCCGACCGCGCACTGTATCGACAGTACGTGCGCCAGGCCCTCGAGCAAGCGCCTAATCTCACGTTGTTCCAACAAAATGTTGAAGATCTACTATTGAGTCAGGACCGAGTGACGGGTGTTGTCACGCAGATGGGTCTTGAATTTCATGCGCAAGCGGTCGTGCTCACGGTGGGCACATTCCTCGGCGGAAAGATTCATATCGGCCGCAATCACTACTCGGGGGGTCGCGCGGGTGACGCGGCGTCGATTGGTCTTGCCGAGCGACTGCGCGAGCTGCCGTTTTGCGTCGAGCGATTAAAAACCGGCACGCCGCCTCGACTCGATGGGCGCACAATTGATTTTTCGCGGCTCACTCCACAGCCCGGAGACGATCCGCGACCGGTGTTTTCGTACACGGGCAGCGTTGACGACCATCCTCGACAGGTGCCGTGCTATCTCACGAAAACGAACGAACGTACGCACGACATCATTCGTGCGGCCATTCCAGACTCGCCGATGTACAGTGGTGCGATTGACGGTGTGGGGCCGCGCTATTGTCCGTCGGTAGAAGACAAAATCGTGCGCTTTGCGGACCGCACGTCACATCAGGTGTTTGTTGAGCCAGAAGGATTGACGGTATCGGAATACTACCCAAATGGTATTTCCACCAGTTTGCCGTACGCCGCGCAACTGGAGTTTGTGCACAGTATTGCCGGCTTTGAGCGCGCGCACATAACGCGGCCGGGGTATGCGATCGAGTACGACTTCTTTGATCCGCGCGGTTTGCATCACACACTCGAAACCCGCTACATCGATAGCCTGTATTTCGCCGGTCAAATCAATGGCACAACCGGTTATGAAGAGGCGGCTGCTCAGGGCTTGCTGGCTGGAGTTAATGCGGCGCGCCGTGCAGCGGGTACTGATGCCTGGTATCCCCGCCGCGACGAGGCGTACCTTGGCGTGTTGGTGGATGATCTGGTGACGCAAGGCACGCAAGAGCCCTATCGCATGTTTACCTCGCGTGCTGAGTACCGACTTTTACTGCGCGAAGACAACGCCGATTTGCGCTTGACGCCAGTCGGCCGTGAATTGGGTCTCGTCGACGATGAGCGGTGGGCGCGCTTCAATCGAAAGCGCGAGGCGATTGAGCAAGAAACCGCACGCTTGGCTGGGATCACTGTCCATCCTCATCACTTGTCCGACGAACAACAAGCGGCGATGGGTGGCATGAGTCGTGAAGCCAAGGCACTCGAGATGCTCAAGCGTCCTGACATGACCTATGCGACGCTCACGGATATCGAACGCGTCGGTGCGCCGGTTGATGATCCCCAGGTGGCGGAGCAGATCGAAATACAGGCGCGCTATGCCGGTTATATTGTGCGTCAACAATCCGAGATTGCGCGGCATCGTAAGAACGAATCCCTGCGCATCCCGGCGCATGTGGATTACGACACCGTTAACGGGTTGTCGAACGAGGTTCGCCAAAAACTCAAAGAGATCCAACCGGCCACGCTGGGCCAGGCGGGCCGCATCGCCGGTATGACCCCCGCCGCGCTGTCGCTGCTGTTAGTGCATCTTAAAAAATCCGCTTGA
- a CDS encoding alpha/beta hydrolase yields the protein MRRPLSALFLLATLWALNACTDDPLQANEALALSECRIEGFGGFTRTKALCGELIVPLDPATPDGATVTLFVAKVPALSRAAADSAFTIIAGGPGQASTQAYASLRGAFERVRRERDIILIDQRGTGKSNAQACEFDDTDADLSNYSPAQVRALAQQCLDTLGDDTRFYTTSLAVRDLDQLRAALGYDTLDIYGVSYGTRVAQHYLRQYPQHTRTVVLDGVVPVDVPLGPAIATDAQRALDLIFSRCINDSDCHVAFGDIERKFTRLLERTQTAPIALEFVDPISGERSLDDFGYTDLLMAVRLMSYSPETAALLPYMINEADQGNLQPLAAQALLNAENLGTMLAYGMHNSVVCTEDVPFYTEEGIDRSTLMNAYMGDLSYQSLIETCTVWPSGPIDDGFTKPFASDVPVLVLSGEVDPVTPPAYGDRAARYLGNARAITLPGQGHGQIQLGCMPTLLATFVSTADHAALDIECLDVQQPAPFFISPSGSAP from the coding sequence GTGCGTCGTCCGCTCTCTGCCTTGTTCTTGTTGGCCACGCTGTGGGCGCTGAACGCCTGCACTGACGACCCACTCCAAGCCAACGAGGCGCTGGCGCTCAGTGAGTGCCGCATCGAGGGATTTGGTGGGTTCACCCGCACGAAAGCACTGTGTGGTGAATTGATCGTACCGCTCGATCCTGCAACGCCCGACGGGGCTACCGTGACCCTGTTTGTCGCCAAAGTGCCGGCGCTTTCGCGAGCCGCCGCCGACAGCGCCTTTACCATTATTGCCGGCGGACCTGGCCAGGCTTCAACGCAGGCCTACGCCAGTTTGCGCGGCGCGTTTGAACGTGTGCGACGCGAGCGCGACATTATTTTGATCGATCAGCGCGGCACAGGAAAGTCCAATGCCCAAGCGTGTGAGTTTGACGACACTGATGCGGACCTCAGCAATTACTCACCGGCTCAAGTGCGGGCTCTGGCGCAGCAATGCCTCGATACGTTGGGCGACGATACGCGGTTTTATACCACCAGCCTGGCGGTACGCGACCTGGATCAGCTGCGGGCCGCGCTGGGCTACGACACACTCGATATCTATGGCGTGTCCTATGGTACGCGCGTGGCGCAGCATTATCTTCGCCAGTACCCGCAGCACACCCGCACCGTTGTACTCGATGGCGTCGTGCCGGTCGATGTACCACTGGGACCAGCCATTGCCACCGACGCGCAACGGGCGCTCGACTTAATTTTCTCGCGCTGCATTAATGACTCAGACTGTCACGTTGCGTTCGGCGACATTGAACGCAAATTCACGCGTCTGCTTGAGCGCACCCAAACAGCGCCGATTGCGCTGGAGTTCGTTGACCCCATTTCAGGGGAGCGGTCGCTCGACGACTTTGGCTATACCGATCTATTAATGGCTGTGCGCTTGATGAGCTACTCACCCGAAACCGCGGCCCTGCTGCCGTACATGATCAATGAAGCCGATCAAGGCAACCTGCAGCCACTTGCTGCACAAGCGTTACTGAATGCGGAAAATCTTGGCACCATGCTCGCGTACGGCATGCACAATTCAGTGGTATGCACCGAAGACGTGCCGTTTTATACCGAGGAGGGGATCGACCGTTCCACGCTAATGAATGCGTACATGGGCGACCTTTCTTACCAGAGTCTGATTGAAACCTGCACGGTTTGGCCTTCGGGCCCGATCGATGACGGCTTCACCAAACCGTTTGCCAGTGACGTGCCGGTGCTCGTGCTGTCCGGTGAAGTGGACCCGGTTACGCCGCCTGCTTATGGCGATCGTGCCGCGCGTTATCTGGGCAATGCCCGCGCCATCACACTGCCTGGCCAAGGGCATGGCCAGATTCAGCTCGGCTGCATGCCGACATTGCTCGCAACCTTTGTCAGCACGGCCGACCACGCGGCCCTCGATATTGAGTGTCTCGATGTTCAGCAGCCCGCTCCCTTTTTTATTAGCCCCTCAGGATCGGCACCGTGA
- a CDS encoding ATP-binding cassette domain-containing protein: MIVAKQLKKSFGEVDAVRDVSFTASNGVITGLLGPNGAGKSTTLRMLYTILEPDQGTALVDDIDVRQNPLEARRHMGVFTHNPGIYPNLTAKENVAYFGKLYGLPANVIRRRIDELTELLDMEDILHRRAKGFSQGQRTKVALARALIHEPQNILLDEPTNGLDVMATRALRRIIRALKAQGKCVLFSSHVMQEVGALCDHAVIIADGTIAAEGSIDSLRTLSGQDSLEDAFIHLIGSERGLG; this comes from the coding sequence GTGATTGTTGCAAAGCAGTTAAAAAAATCCTTTGGCGAGGTAGACGCTGTGCGCGACGTCAGCTTTACCGCGAGCAACGGCGTGATCACGGGTCTGCTAGGACCGAACGGTGCCGGCAAGTCCACCACCCTTCGCATGCTCTATACGATCCTCGAGCCAGACCAAGGCACGGCGTTGGTCGACGACATCGACGTCAGGCAAAATCCGCTCGAGGCGCGCCGCCATATGGGGGTGTTTACGCACAACCCCGGCATCTATCCCAACTTAACCGCAAAGGAAAACGTGGCGTACTTTGGCAAATTGTATGGACTGCCGGCAAACGTCATTCGACGCCGCATCGACGAACTGACCGAACTGCTCGACATGGAGGACATACTGCACCGTCGAGCCAAAGGATTCTCGCAGGGTCAGCGCACGAAAGTCGCCCTTGCCAGAGCTCTTATCCACGAACCGCAAAACATCTTGCTCGATGAACCCACTAACGGACTCGACGTGATGGCCACGCGCGCGCTTCGGCGCATCATTCGAGCGCTCAAAGCGCAGGGTAAATGCGTATTATTTTCCAGCCACGTGATGCAGGAGGTCGGGGCATTGTGCGATCACGCCGTTATCATCGCCGACGGCACCATCGCCGCTGAGGGCAGCATCGATTCTCTGCGCACACTCAGTGGCCAAGACTCGCTCGAAGACGCTTTTATCCATCTAATCGGTAGCGAACGCGGGCTGGGCTAA
- a CDS encoding GGDEF domain-containing protein: MPGLFPKNDPKQTLILKRFFLAFGSYMIAVGFGSFSVVTGNSLISTDLMMVIFAGVCLSNLYFYWVIRSGYNKQYDDPSLTIPQQMVALAWMLCLMFADAQHRGLFLSVYTMIIMFGLFRLRTHQMATLAAVAVSGYALVVALDAVFFPHRFDVATELIRGGVLLSLVAWATVFAGHVSQLRDKLRRRNRDLSVALDEIGKLASHDDLTNAFNRRYIMDALKQEVARAQRTGSTFSVCLLDLDHFKTINDRYGHLAGDRVLMAFSERIKGTLRGMDLVDHGVTDRFFGRYGGEEFIVVLPDTPLAGAIRCAERIRRVTEESSFDEVFRVTLSAGVSQYEMDESIEDMLRRADVALYEAKNKGRNRVEIDQSQLGRIEQSDYQNTAVNIVVGSFGARKKTE; encoded by the coding sequence ATGCCCGGACTCTTTCCGAAGAACGATCCCAAGCAAACGCTGATTCTCAAGCGTTTCTTCTTGGCGTTCGGGTCGTACATGATCGCGGTCGGATTCGGCAGCTTCAGCGTGGTCACCGGCAATAGCCTAATTAGCACCGATCTAATGATGGTGATCTTCGCAGGCGTCTGCTTGAGCAACCTGTATTTTTATTGGGTCATTCGCTCCGGCTACAACAAACAGTACGACGATCCATCACTAACGATTCCTCAGCAAATGGTGGCGCTGGCCTGGATGCTCTGCCTGATGTTTGCCGACGCACAACATCGCGGTTTGTTCTTGTCGGTCTACACCATGATCATCATGTTTGGACTGTTCCGTTTGCGCACACACCAAATGGCGACCCTGGCGGCGGTTGCCGTGTCCGGTTACGCGCTGGTGGTCGCACTGGATGCGGTCTTTTTCCCTCACCGCTTTGATGTGGCCACCGAGTTAATTCGCGGCGGCGTGTTGCTCAGTCTGGTCGCCTGGGCCACGGTGTTTGCGGGTCATGTGAGCCAGCTTCGCGATAAGCTGCGGCGACGTAATCGCGATCTCAGTGTGGCGCTCGATGAAATCGGCAAGCTGGCCAGTCATGACGATCTGACCAATGCGTTCAATCGCCGCTACATCATGGACGCGTTGAAGCAAGAGGTGGCGCGTGCTCAGCGTACCGGCTCGACGTTCTCGGTGTGCTTGCTCGATCTGGATCACTTCAAAACCATCAACGATCGCTACGGCCATTTAGCGGGAGACCGCGTACTCATGGCTTTTTCCGAACGCATTAAAGGCACACTACGCGGCATGGACCTGGTGGATCACGGGGTCACAGATCGTTTTTTCGGTCGGTACGGCGGCGAAGAGTTTATTGTTGTGTTGCCTGACACACCGTTGGCCGGCGCCATTCGTTGCGCTGAGCGAATTCGCCGAGTGACCGAAGAATCCTCGTTTGATGAAGTGTTTCGGGTGACCTTGTCAGCGGGGGTCAGCCAGTATGAAATGGATGAATCAATCGAAGACATGCTTCGACGCGCGGATGTGGCACTCTACGAAGCAAAAAACAAAGGCCGAAATCGGGTCGAGATCGACCAAAGTCAGCTTGGACGCATCGAGCAAAGCGATTATCAAAACACCGCGGTCAATATTGTTGTGGGCTCGTTTGGCGCGCGCAAAAAAACCGAATAG
- the mnmE gene encoding tRNA uridine-5-carboxymethylaminomethyl(34) synthesis GTPase MnmE, with amino-acid sequence MVDAGLTFTDDTIVAVATPPGRGGVGIVRVSGDRAAKIAKAIGGRVPPARVATAATFRDAVGEAIDQGIMLYFAAPASFTGEDVLELHGHGGPVPMDMLVHSCIALGARLAMPGEFSKRAFLNNKIDLTQAEAISDLIDSASQQAARAAVRSLSGEFAKRIRMLVIALTELRMYVEAAIDFPEEEVDFLADQEVQQRISSLERLFVNLQEDAQQGQLLRDGMVLVLAGPPNVGKSSLLNRLAGYDAAIVTARPGTTRDVLREDLHLDGMPLRVIDTAGLHDSDDEIEKEGMRRAREAIQHADHVLVLSDISDVDAPSFTENLPDGVPVTRVVNKIDLSPDTPPGNQGDAMLYVSAKSGAGIDSLKAHLANVMGYSAVDGGKLIARRRHIHAIERAFAHMALGRDALYNMKAGEIMAEELRLAQQCLGEITGRFTSDDLLGQIFSRFCIGK; translated from the coding sequence ATGGTTGACGCAGGCTTAACATTTACCGACGACACGATTGTCGCAGTGGCGACACCTCCAGGACGTGGTGGCGTCGGCATTGTGCGCGTATCCGGAGATCGAGCCGCAAAAATCGCCAAGGCGATCGGTGGCCGTGTACCGCCCGCACGCGTGGCAACGGCCGCCACCTTTCGAGATGCGGTCGGCGAGGCAATCGATCAGGGCATCATGTTGTATTTTGCTGCGCCAGCTTCATTCACCGGCGAGGATGTGTTGGAGTTGCACGGTCATGGCGGGCCAGTACCGATGGACATGCTCGTACACAGCTGCATCGCCCTCGGCGCGCGACTGGCGATGCCGGGTGAGTTTTCAAAGCGCGCGTTTCTCAATAATAAAATCGATTTAACTCAAGCCGAAGCGATCAGCGACCTGATCGACAGCGCCTCGCAGCAGGCTGCACGGGCGGCCGTGCGGTCGTTGTCGGGCGAGTTTGCCAAACGGATACGCATGCTGGTGATTGCGCTCACCGAGCTTCGTATGTACGTGGAAGCGGCGATTGATTTCCCCGAAGAAGAAGTCGATTTTCTGGCCGATCAAGAAGTGCAGCAACGAATTTCTTCACTTGAGCGATTGTTTGTCAATTTGCAAGAAGACGCTCAGCAGGGCCAGCTTCTTCGCGATGGCATGGTGCTTGTACTGGCCGGACCGCCCAACGTCGGCAAGTCCAGCTTACTGAATCGATTGGCGGGTTATGACGCGGCGATCGTGACGGCGCGACCCGGCACGACACGGGACGTGTTGCGCGAGGATCTGCATTTGGACGGTATGCCGCTCAGGGTGATCGATACGGCGGGTTTGCATGATTCGGATGATGAAATTGAGAAAGAAGGCATGCGGCGTGCGCGGGAAGCAATCCAACACGCGGATCACGTCTTGGTTCTCAGCGACATCAGCGACGTTGACGCGCCGTCGTTTACGGAGAATCTCCCCGACGGTGTGCCGGTGACACGGGTGGTGAACAAGATTGATCTTTCCCCTGATACGCCGCCCGGTAACCAGGGCGACGCCATGCTGTATGTGTCAGCCAAGTCCGGTGCCGGTATTGATTCGCTCAAGGCCCATTTAGCGAACGTGATGGGATACAGTGCGGTCGACGGTGGCAAACTCATTGCGCGTCGTCGTCATATACACGCGATTGAGCGCGCCTTTGCGCACATGGCGCTGGGTCGAGACGCGCTCTACAACATGAAGGCAGGCGAAATCATGGCTGAGGAATTGCGACTGGCGCAGCAGTGCCTGGGCGAAATCACGGGCCGTTTTACCAGCGATGACTTGCTCGGTCAGATTTTTTCGCGTTTTTGTATCGGCAAGTGA
- a CDS encoding bifunctional alpha/beta hydrolase/OsmC family protein, producing the protein MSTQTVSFTNRSGDTLAGRLITPITGETKAYALFAHCFTCTKNLAATRNIARALAEAGIATLIFDFTGLGNSEGEFADTNFSSNVDDLVAAADFLAAHFDAPRLLAGHSLGGTAVLKAAARIDSALAVASIGSPSEPAHVAKLMTSKRDEIQQHGVANVTLGGRPFTIKRQFLDDIEHQSALDAVAHLRKALLVMHAPLDDTVEISNATDIFKAAKHPKSFVSLDNADHLLTRREDSEYVGKMIAAWATRFLSLEPEQSSYPQEGMHGAAARTRADGFKTHLNVGGHPMLADEPVTVGGTNTGPAPFDLLSSSLAACTTMTLKMYAERKQWPLESSTCHVTHRKEKSDSADAKPIDVFDRILTLDGDLSETQRARMLEIANRCPVHRTLHNTIDVRTTLTDA; encoded by the coding sequence GTGAGCACACAGACGGTGAGTTTTACCAACCGCTCCGGCGACACCCTGGCCGGCCGCCTCATCACCCCAATCACAGGTGAGACCAAGGCGTATGCACTGTTTGCCCATTGCTTTACCTGCACCAAGAATCTTGCGGCTACCCGCAATATTGCGCGCGCGCTCGCTGAGGCCGGTATCGCCACACTGATTTTCGATTTCACGGGACTTGGCAACAGCGAAGGGGAATTCGCTGACACGAACTTTTCCTCCAACGTCGACGACCTGGTCGCCGCCGCCGACTTTTTAGCCGCGCATTTCGACGCACCTCGATTACTCGCCGGTCATTCGTTGGGTGGTACGGCAGTACTAAAAGCCGCCGCTCGAATTGATTCTGCGCTTGCCGTGGCGTCTATCGGTTCACCGTCAGAACCTGCCCATGTGGCCAAGCTCATGACCAGCAAACGCGACGAAATACAACAACACGGCGTAGCCAATGTGACATTGGGTGGGCGTCCGTTCACGATCAAGCGCCAATTTTTAGACGATATCGAACATCAATCTGCGCTCGACGCCGTCGCGCACCTTCGCAAGGCTTTACTGGTCATGCATGCGCCGCTCGATGACACCGTCGAAATCAGCAACGCGACCGACATTTTCAAAGCGGCGAAACACCCCAAGAGCTTTGTGAGCCTTGATAACGCGGATCATTTGCTCACGCGCCGCGAAGATTCCGAGTACGTCGGCAAAATGATCGCGGCGTGGGCGACACGGTTTTTATCCCTCGAACCCGAGCAATCGTCCTATCCTCAGGAAGGCATGCATGGCGCCGCCGCCCGCACGCGCGCCGACGGATTTAAAACGCATTTGAACGTGGGTGGTCACCCGATGCTGGCCGACGAACCCGTGACAGTCGGTGGCACCAACACGGGACCCGCGCCGTTCGATCTATTGAGTTCATCGTTGGCGGCCTGCACGACGATGACCCTCAAAATGTATGCCGAGCGCAAACAATGGCCGCTCGAGTCCTCCACTTGTCATGTGACCCATCGCAAGGAGAAGTCCGATTCCGCCGACGCCAAGCCCATCGATGTGTTTGACCGGATATTAACCCTCGATGGCGACTTATCCGAGACGCAACGCGCGCGAATGCTGGAAATCGCCAACCGCTGCCCGGTGCATCGGACGCTGCACAATACGATTGACGTACGCACGACATTAACCGATGCCTGA
- the mscL gene encoding large conductance mechanosensitive channel protein MscL: MMSEFKDFAMRGNVMDMAIGIVLGGAFGKIVASFVGDVLMPLIGKLLGGVDFTSKFINLSAENYDTLAAAEEAGASVLRHGNFIQTVVDFVIIAFAIFLVVKAINSAKKKEEEAPPPAPPANEVLLAEIRDLLKKQ; this comes from the coding sequence ATGATGAGTGAATTTAAAGATTTTGCCATGCGTGGCAATGTGATGGATATGGCAATCGGGATTGTGCTCGGTGGCGCGTTTGGCAAGATCGTTGCCTCGTTCGTCGGTGACGTATTGATGCCGTTGATCGGTAAGCTGTTGGGAGGTGTCGACTTTACGTCGAAGTTCATCAACCTCAGCGCCGAAAACTACGACACCCTGGCTGCGGCCGAAGAGGCTGGGGCATCGGTATTGCGCCATGGCAATTTCATCCAAACCGTCGTCGATTTTGTGATTATTGCCTTCGCTATTTTCTTGGTTGTCAAAGCGATTAATAGCGCTAAGAAAAAAGAAGAGGAAGCACCACCACCGGCGCCACCGGCCAACGAAGTGTTATTGGCGGAAATTCGCGATTTGCTTAAAAAGCAATAA
- a CDS encoding tRNA-binding protein — MTDTIAWHDFEKIALCVGTVIEVKAFPEARRPAWILHIDFGDKIGKRKSSAQITQLYTPDDLVGRQVIAVVNFPPKQIGPLMSECLVTGFADADGAIVLAQPERDVPNGARLC; from the coding sequence ATGACCGACACGATTGCCTGGCACGATTTTGAAAAAATCGCACTGTGCGTTGGCACAGTCATTGAGGTGAAGGCGTTTCCAGAAGCGCGTCGACCCGCGTGGATTTTGCACATCGATTTTGGCGACAAAATCGGCAAGCGCAAATCCAGCGCGCAGATCACTCAGTTGTACACCCCCGACGATTTAGTCGGGCGCCAGGTGATCGCTGTGGTTAATTTTCCGCCGAAGCAAATCGGTCCGTTGATGTCAGAGTGTCTTGTTACCGGTTTTGCCGATGCGGATGGCGCGATCGTGCTCGCGCAACCTGAGCGCGACGTGCCTAACGGCGCGCGATTGTGTTGA